Within Conger conger chromosome 3, fConCon1.1, whole genome shotgun sequence, the genomic segment AGCACTGTAGGGAAAACGGAATGGACAAGAGTTCCAATGCACTTTGCCATGACCAGGATTTTTCCATTGAGGCACATGTTCAAGCCATGCACAAAAATATccaccagctctctctctccctgaaggTTACATTCAGAGCATGTCAAAGCCCCATGGCAGGCATTGTGAAATTATCtaagcaatatacactcagtgagcactttataagatatttattaagacttattttttagacttattaagtcttctgctgctgtagcctatccacttaaaggtttgacatgttatgtgttcagagatgctattctgcatacgactgttgtaatgggtggttatttgcattgctgtcaccttcctgctgctaatttgatttttttagtttttcgcaccattcactctcaactctagagactgttgtgtatgaaaatgccaggagagagagcagtttctgagatactcaaaccacccaggtctatctaataaagtgctcactgagtgtatgaaaAGTGTTCACTGACTATTACATACAAAACAGCCAGGCTACACAACTCAACTGTCCAGCAGGTAAGCAGAAAACTAATTTTATTGTTCAAAATTACCATTTCAGTCTTCAGTAGATCAGTAACCAGTGTACTTAACAATTGTATTTTGGAAGCAAATGGAATgtaaccatttacattttaattgtcaaAAGCACTGACACTGCATAATGTCTGGAAAGATTTCTGAACaagtttgaatttaatttggttAACCCCCCTAATAACAAACCACTCCCATTTACCTTGGCACTCAATATTGAAGGAACTGATGACatgatatttttaaattaacgAAAATACCGGGATGCAACAAAAGACCTCTCACAAGCTGAATATTAGCCTCCTTGCGTTTTTTCACCCCAATGCGTCTGAAATTATTGTCCTTCTTTCCACATGGCCTCAGCCTTCTACCCCTGGCCTCCACGCACCTCTCACTCTCAGCCATCTGCATGGTCTCGAGCTTGGAGTGTGGCCCTCGGTTGAATCCCTtcacctcctgctcctccagccCCTCAAGCAGGCGAATGGCGTCCTTGTTCACGCCTCGTCTCTTTGCTAGCACCAGAGGAGTTGACCCATTGTGGTTACTGAACAACACACAAGATGAACATTTCACTGGTCCATTTCGAGAGCCAGTTACTATCAGTGAAAATGGAGCAGAAttcaaatataaatagtgtaaaacatggtaaaaaaaaaccaaaaagctATTTTTCCAAGATCGTGATAGAAGGTCATTATCATTTAAGCTGCTTTCAGCATTATTTTAAGAAAACCATTGAGGTGACAAATTCCATTGACACATATTTAAACTATAAACTTGCTCTAAATTCTCAATTGCTTTTGATTTACAGATTCTGTattaagcaaaataaaacagtccAATAACAACCAACCCTACTCCCCTCAACAGCAGTGCACTGACCATATGTCAATCTTGAGGCCATTGGACACCAGGAATTGGATGGTGTCCACATGACCGCacatgtgcagtgcagtgttgcCCTGGTAATCAGTAGCCAATAGGTCAGCCCCAAACTTGTGCAGGAAGCGGCAGATCTCCACATTGCCTCGAGCAGCAGCCAGGTGCATGCCGGTGCGTCCACGGCTGTCCCTAATGTTGGGGTCACAGCCTGTCTCCATCAGGCGCCTAGAG encodes:
- the ankrd46b gene encoding ankyrin repeat domain-containing protein 46 translates to MSYVFVNDSSQTSVPLLQACIDGDLVYSRRLMETGCDPNIRDSRGRTGMHLAAARGNVEICRFLHKFGADLLATDYQGNTALHMCGHVDTIQFLVSNGLKIDICNHNGSTPLVLAKRRGVNKDAIRLLEGLEEQEVKGFNRGPHSKLETMQMAESESAMESHSLLNPNLQNSEGVLSSFRTTWQEFVEDLGFWRVLLLLVVIALLSLGIAYYVSGVLPFAANQLELVH